Proteins encoded by one window of Martelella endophytica:
- the efeU gene encoding iron uptake transporter permease EfeU: protein MLATFIIGLREGLEAALIVGIIAAFLKNNGKSLAGMWIGVVLAVLLSIAVGVGLSLVERALPQAAQEGMEAVIGAIAIIFVTGMIFWMNAHARDMKRQIEAETEEALGRSGTFALAGMAFLAVLKEGFETSVFLLATFSAAQSAGYAAAGAVIGLAASVIVGWGIYAGGIRFNLSKFFQFTGAFLILVAAGLVVTSLRTAHEAGWLNAGQETTVSLAWLVAPGTIRSALITGVLGIPADPRLVEVVGWFAYLVPVSLLVYWPRSHRPGPQAARRLKLAAASGLALAAVLLAALYPKPELFTPATADITASGDSAPIGHIALETDTADKPETLQLTIGGNTTTLPIDAATATSEAYDGLQTVSYDISRSDADSDRPAELSLNDLVTLAGGRLPTGVSPARNPGPFDAEWSVHSAVKIWTADGLLLDGSGRDATILTLSGGGLQTPRSITVRDDAGGEWQVQPDYRNTVKSAIYRYEAATHEQHFWARLVPALLLVAAIFALVSLCRPASAGTSRNPAGRGAPSIQSAKGTAL, encoded by the coding sequence ATGCTTGCAACATTCATCATCGGTCTGCGCGAGGGTCTGGAAGCCGCACTCATCGTCGGCATCATCGCCGCATTCCTGAAGAACAATGGCAAGAGCCTGGCCGGCATGTGGATCGGCGTCGTTCTGGCCGTGCTGCTGTCGATCGCGGTCGGCGTCGGGCTCAGCCTGGTGGAGCGCGCCCTGCCGCAGGCGGCGCAGGAGGGCATGGAGGCCGTGATCGGCGCCATCGCCATCATCTTCGTCACCGGCATGATCTTCTGGATGAACGCCCATGCCCGCGACATGAAGCGGCAGATCGAGGCGGAAACCGAAGAAGCGCTCGGCCGCTCCGGCACATTCGCGCTCGCCGGCATGGCCTTCCTTGCCGTGCTGAAGGAAGGTTTCGAGACCAGCGTGTTCCTGCTCGCGACCTTCTCGGCCGCCCAGTCTGCGGGCTATGCCGCTGCCGGCGCGGTGATCGGCCTTGCCGCCTCCGTCATCGTCGGCTGGGGCATCTATGCCGGCGGCATCCGCTTCAACCTGTCGAAATTCTTCCAGTTCACCGGCGCCTTCCTCATCCTCGTCGCCGCCGGTCTCGTGGTAACGTCACTGCGCACCGCGCATGAGGCCGGCTGGCTCAATGCCGGTCAGGAAACAACGGTGAGCCTCGCCTGGCTGGTCGCGCCCGGCACCATCCGCTCGGCGCTGATCACCGGCGTTCTCGGCATTCCGGCAGACCCGCGGCTTGTCGAGGTCGTCGGCTGGTTCGCCTATCTCGTTCCGGTCTCGCTTCTGGTCTACTGGCCGCGCAGCCATCGTCCGGGCCCGCAGGCCGCACGCCGGCTCAAACTTGCGGCAGCATCGGGTCTGGCGCTCGCCGCCGTGCTGCTCGCCGCGCTCTATCCGAAGCCCGAGCTTTTCACCCCAGCAACCGCCGACATCACCGCAAGTGGTGACAGCGCGCCCATCGGTCATATTGCGCTCGAAACGGACACGGCCGACAAGCCGGAGACGCTCCAGCTCACCATCGGTGGGAACACGACAACCCTGCCGATCGACGCAGCGACAGCGACCAGCGAGGCCTATGACGGTCTTCAGACGGTGAGCTACGACATCAGCCGGTCGGATGCCGATAGCGACCGCCCGGCCGAATTGTCGCTCAACGACCTCGTCACGCTTGCCGGCGGCCGGCTGCCGACCGGGGTCTCGCCGGCCCGCAATCCGGGCCCGTTCGACGCGGAATGGTCCGTGCACAGCGCCGTAAAGATCTGGACGGCCGACGGCCTGCTGCTCGACGGCAGCGGCCGCGACGCGACCATCCTCACTCTTTCCGGTGGCGGCCTGCAGACGCCGCGTTCGATCACCGTGCGCGACGATGCGGGCGGCGAATGGCAGGTGCAGCCCGATTATCGCAACACCGTCAAATCGGCGATCTATCGCTACGAGGCGGCGACGCATGAGCAGCATTTCTG
- a CDS encoding autotransporter domain-containing protein yields MRGVMAWGMALGLSLMGFQAAADEGWPDYADGAASYTIKPSNLSTDSVLKFDLRIAALQGTSNAFTSNPIDFQMDTGSTGIVVEWSLLTDNQDLLVSDQRGWAFYNSTGLLATGYVVNASVTYVETLSGAPVVANVPILVVMEKFCLGTGANSANCENDRQNNITMMGVGFGRNTLGEDTAALPVYTMATNDAGNYGSLISGLDNAGQTSLSFNPFLHIAASDGNLHQGYIIQWDEKAGSTVKDQVSVVVGLTAGNTSGFAYSQLQPATDALGASSWSQAIMGVELTNPAGKPTGVMTGIFLPDTGVTDSFVHIDGADYKAYSFVNSEGGNQIYEGSTLLVQVIDAGDLVTLTYPVDNACKVDPPPAGCVRATPSNLLWVSNVNGQSYLNTGLNFYRNFHYMFDPQNGFVGVVPADGLNSDGIVFTPVVAASGQISFSDDMTTAMPVWLRASAASTPAIAAASGTTATFNGPLSGPGGLVLNGAGTVVLNGINTYSGATTVQSGSFSVTQALASPVTVDAGGTFSLSGTLTGNVTNAGMTTVTGTVDGDATNSGTFVQNGTVTGTLTTSGRLSGSGSIGNLVVAAGGTVATGNSVGTMTVSGDYLFGPGASREVEVGADGTVDLLTVGGVAMLAGGTVVVIPEADYVPVLGNSYVFLQADGGIAGRHDTLVGGLAEDYPFLATDIAYGRNDALLVVIRSGLSFEDAGMTPNARAVGAALDTFVPGSALDLPLTHLTTAGYASAAGQLSGEIYASALTALQNEADGVRDAIHARLGASFDDGAPAANGVGGAPVAGMTAWISGYGNWGNTFSTSNTASMSTSLGGTIGGLDAPIGDSGRLGLAVGFGSQRFKSSALNASGQAGSTSVALYGGGAFGAFKAIMGGSWTWHDLDVDRSVSLPGYAESHSVDYSATTGQVFGEIAYDLGFAPLEAFGGLAYVESATDGFSEGTGLAALSGGSGSQANTLTTLGFRFAKDFAVGGGVLRPHATLGWQHAFGEVDPTLGLAFTSNGAAFTITGAPVAEDVAVIGAGIDFAITDRASVSLGYNGRIGSAAASHAAYGALSLRF; encoded by the coding sequence ATGAGGGGTGTGATGGCCTGGGGCATGGCTCTGGGCCTGTCGCTGATGGGTTTTCAGGCGGCGGCGGACGAGGGCTGGCCGGATTATGCGGACGGAGCGGCATCTTACACGATCAAACCGTCAAACCTCAGCACCGATAGTGTGCTGAAATTCGACCTCCGGATCGCGGCACTTCAGGGCACGTCCAACGCCTTTACCAGCAACCCGATCGATTTTCAGATGGATACCGGCTCGACCGGCATCGTCGTCGAGTGGAGCCTTTTGACCGACAACCAGGACCTGCTCGTCTCCGATCAGCGCGGCTGGGCCTTCTACAATTCGACGGGTCTTCTTGCCACCGGCTATGTCGTCAATGCCAGCGTCACCTATGTGGAGACGCTGTCGGGCGCGCCGGTGGTCGCCAATGTTCCGATCCTGGTGGTGATGGAGAAGTTCTGTCTCGGGACCGGCGCCAATTCGGCGAATTGCGAGAACGACAGGCAGAACAACATCACCATGATGGGCGTCGGTTTCGGTCGCAATACGTTGGGCGAGGATACCGCCGCCTTACCGGTCTATACGATGGCGACGAATGATGCCGGCAATTACGGCTCGCTGATCAGCGGGCTCGACAATGCCGGCCAGACATCGCTCAGCTTCAATCCCTTCCTGCATATCGCCGCTTCTGACGGCAATCTCCATCAGGGCTATATCATCCAGTGGGACGAGAAGGCCGGTTCGACGGTGAAGGATCAGGTTTCGGTCGTCGTCGGTTTGACGGCGGGCAACACCTCCGGCTTTGCCTACAGCCAGCTTCAGCCGGCAACCGATGCTCTGGGGGCTTCCAGCTGGTCGCAGGCGATCATGGGTGTCGAACTCACCAATCCGGCCGGCAAACCGACCGGCGTGATGACCGGCATCTTCCTGCCGGACACCGGCGTGACGGATTCCTTCGTCCATATCGATGGCGCCGACTACAAGGCCTATTCCTTCGTCAATTCGGAGGGCGGCAACCAGATCTACGAGGGCTCGACGCTGCTCGTGCAGGTGATCGATGCCGGCGACCTCGTGACACTGACCTATCCGGTCGACAATGCCTGCAAGGTCGATCCGCCGCCGGCGGGCTGCGTCAGGGCGACGCCGAGCAACCTGCTCTGGGTCTCGAATGTCAACGGCCAGTCCTATCTCAACACCGGCCTGAATTTCTATCGCAATTTCCACTACATGTTCGATCCGCAGAACGGTTTCGTCGGCGTTGTGCCGGCTGACGGACTGAACAGCGACGGCATCGTATTCACGCCGGTGGTCGCCGCCTCCGGGCAGATCAGCTTTTCCGATGACATGACGACGGCAATGCCGGTCTGGTTGCGGGCGAGCGCTGCAAGCACGCCGGCGATTGCCGCGGCAAGCGGAACGACGGCAACCTTCAACGGGCCGCTTTCGGGGCCGGGCGGACTGGTCCTGAACGGGGCGGGCACAGTCGTGCTCAATGGCATCAACACCTATAGCGGCGCGACGACGGTGCAATCTGGCAGCTTCTCGGTGACCCAGGCGCTGGCAAGCCCGGTGACGGTCGATGCCGGCGGCACCTTCAGCCTCTCCGGCACGTTGACGGGCAATGTCACCAATGCCGGCATGACGACGGTGACCGGCACGGTTGACGGCGACGCCACCAATAGCGGCACCTTCGTGCAGAACGGCACGGTGACCGGAACGCTCACCACCAGCGGCCGGCTTTCCGGCTCCGGCAGCATCGGCAATCTCGTGGTCGCGGCCGGCGGCACGGTTGCGACCGGCAATTCGGTCGGCACGATGACGGTTTCCGGCGACTATCTTTTCGGGCCGGGCGCAAGCCGCGAGGTCGAAGTCGGGGCCGACGGCACGGTCGATCTGCTGACGGTCGGCGGCGTCGCGATGCTGGCCGGCGGAACGGTCGTGGTCATTCCGGAGGCCGATTATGTCCCTGTTCTTGGCAATTCCTACGTCTTCCTGCAGGCCGATGGCGGCATTGCCGGCAGGCATGACACGCTGGTCGGCGGGCTTGCCGAAGACTATCCGTTCCTCGCCACCGACATTGCCTATGGCCGCAATGATGCGTTGCTGGTGGTGATCCGCAGCGGACTTTCCTTCGAGGATGCCGGCATGACGCCGAATGCGCGCGCTGTCGGGGCGGCGCTCGACACCTTCGTTCCCGGCAGCGCGCTGGACCTGCCGCTCACCCATCTGACCACGGCGGGCTATGCCAGCGCCGCGGGCCAGCTCTCCGGTGAAATCTACGCCTCGGCGCTGACGGCGCTGCAGAATGAGGCGGACGGCGTGCGCGATGCGATCCATGCCCGGCTCGGCGCTTCGTTTGACGATGGCGCACCGGCCGCAAACGGCGTCGGCGGCGCGCCGGTTGCCGGCATGACGGCGTGGATCTCCGGCTACGGCAACTGGGGCAACACCTTCTCGACATCGAACACGGCGAGCATGTCGACGAGCCTCGGCGGCACGATCGGCGGCCTCGACGCACCGATCGGCGACAGCGGTCGGCTCGGCCTTGCCGTCGGTTTCGGTTCGCAGCGGTTCAAGTCATCGGCGCTCAACGCCTCCGGCCAGGCGGGATCGACGTCGGTTGCCCTTTATGGCGGTGGTGCGTTCGGTGCGTTCAAGGCAATAATGGGCGGAAGCTGGACCTGGCACGATCTCGATGTGGACCGCTCTGTGAGCCTGCCGGGCTATGCCGAAAGCCACAGCGTCGATTATTCGGCAACCACCGGCCAGGTTTTTGGCGAAATCGCCTATGATCTCGGTTTCGCGCCGCTCGAAGCCTTCGGCGGTCTCGCCTATGTCGAGAGCGCGACGGACGGGTTTTCGGAAGGCACCGGCCTTGCCGCCCTTTCCGGCGGCAGCGGCAGCCAGGCGAACACGCTGACGACGCTCGGCTTTCGTTTCGCCAAGGATTTCGCCGTTGGTGGCGGTGTCTTGAGGCCGCATGCGACGCTTGGCTGGCAGCATGCCTTCGGCGAGGTCGATCCGACGCTCGGCCTTGCCTTCACGAGCAATGGCGCTGCCTTCACCATCACCGGTGCGCCGGTTGCCGAAGACGTGGCCGTCATCGGCGCCGGCATCGATTTCGCGATCACCGACCGGGCCAGCGTTTCGCTCGGCTATAATGGCCGCATCGGCAGCGCCGCTGCGAGCCACGCCGCCTATGGCGCACTCTCGCTCCGCTTCTGA
- a CDS encoding glycoside hydrolase family 2 protein: MTASSAAEIAPNPQFAREKTIDLCGTWGFAHDDAKVGLAAKWWKSADAFGREITVPYPPESKASGVHETGYHPVIWYRRTFEKPSLSEGERLTITFGAVDYAASVWVNGERVATHEGGHVPFSADITDALVDSGEQVVVVRAEDPPKDAGIPRGKQDWLEEPHVIWYYRTSGIWQPVWLTVVPALSIEECHFVADLTHARVRCETRLSAAPEKPVRLTIGLSCKGEFLAEQSVTMTGQEMRFDVALPQLEHGVHRDHLLWSPERPTLVDAEITLEGETPDRVTSYLGLRTVGVSDGHFLLNDLPYFLRFALGQNYWPESHLAASAETLKKEVELIKAMGFNGVRIHQKIEDPRFLYWCDVLGLLVWEEMPSAYIFSNSMARRLTAEWSEAIRRDKSHPCIVAWVPLNESWGVQYIADKADEKHFANALYHLTKALDPSRPAISNDGWELAETDIISVHDYSPDGEGIAMSFGDGEALEAMLYGRGPSRRRILLDDGDIGGRPVMLTEFGGLSYTPKAGDHWFGYSTVESPEEYAARLDDLFEAIAESPLIAGYCYTQVTDTEQETNGLLTAAREPKLPLEKLYEITNKPAASIPSERLEVLQRRAARKAAAQ; this comes from the coding sequence ATGACAGCCAGTTCAGCCGCAGAAATCGCCCCCAATCCGCAATTTGCCCGCGAGAAGACCATCGACCTTTGCGGCACGTGGGGCTTTGCCCATGACGATGCCAAGGTCGGGCTTGCCGCAAAATGGTGGAAAAGCGCCGATGCCTTCGGTCGCGAGATCACCGTGCCCTATCCGCCGGAATCGAAGGCTTCCGGGGTTCACGAAACCGGCTACCACCCCGTCATCTGGTATCGCCGGACCTTCGAGAAGCCTTCGCTTTCCGAAGGCGAACGACTGACCATCACCTTCGGCGCCGTCGACTATGCCGCAAGTGTCTGGGTCAACGGCGAAAGGGTCGCGACCCACGAGGGCGGCCATGTGCCGTTTTCCGCCGACATCACCGATGCGCTTGTCGATAGCGGTGAACAGGTCGTGGTCGTGCGCGCCGAGGACCCGCCGAAGGATGCCGGCATTCCGCGCGGCAAGCAGGACTGGCTCGAGGAGCCGCACGTCATATGGTACTACCGCACCAGCGGCATCTGGCAGCCGGTCTGGCTCACCGTGGTGCCGGCGCTTTCAATCGAGGAATGCCATTTCGTGGCCGACCTCACCCATGCCCGGGTGCGTTGCGAGACGCGGCTGAGCGCGGCGCCGGAGAAGCCAGTGCGGCTGACGATCGGGCTCTCCTGCAAGGGCGAATTCCTCGCCGAGCAGAGCGTCACGATGACCGGTCAGGAAATGCGCTTCGATGTCGCCCTGCCACAGCTCGAACACGGCGTCCACCGCGATCATCTGCTGTGGTCGCCGGAGCGGCCCACCCTCGTCGATGCCGAGATCACGCTTGAAGGCGAGACGCCGGACAGGGTCACAAGCTATCTCGGCCTCAGGACCGTGGGCGTTTCCGACGGCCATTTCCTGCTGAACGACCTGCCCTATTTCCTGCGCTTCGCGCTCGGCCAGAACTACTGGCCGGAGAGCCATCTCGCCGCCAGCGCCGAGACGCTGAAGAAGGAAGTCGAGCTGATCAAGGCGATGGGCTTCAACGGCGTGCGCATCCACCAGAAGATCGAGGATCCGCGCTTTCTCTACTGGTGCGACGTGCTGGGCCTGCTCGTCTGGGAGGAAATGCCCTCCGCCTACATCTTCTCCAATTCCATGGCCCGCCGGCTGACGGCCGAATGGTCGGAGGCGATCCGCCGCGACAAGAGCCATCCCTGCATCGTCGCCTGGGTGCCGCTCAATGAAAGCTGGGGCGTGCAATATATTGCCGACAAGGCCGACGAGAAGCATTTCGCCAACGCGCTCTACCACCTCACCAAGGCGCTCGATCCGAGCCGGCCGGCGATTTCCAACGACGGCTGGGAGCTCGCCGAGACGGATATCATCTCCGTCCACGACTATTCGCCGGACGGCGAGGGCATCGCGATGAGCTTCGGCGACGGCGAGGCGCTCGAGGCCATGCTCTACGGCCGCGGCCCGTCGCGCCGGCGCATCCTGCTCGATGACGGCGATATCGGCGGACGGCCGGTGATGCTGACCGAGTTCGGCGGCCTCAGCTATACGCCGAAGGCCGGCGATCACTGGTTCGGCTATTCGACGGTCGAAAGCCCTGAAGAATATGCCGCGCGCCTCGATGACCTGTTCGAGGCAATCGCTGAAAGCCCTCTGATCGCCGGCTACTGCTACACCCAGGTGACCGATACCGAGCAGGAGACCAACGGCCTGCTGACGGCCGCGCGCGAGCCGAAGCTGCCGCTCGAAAAGCTCTACGAGATCACCAACAAACCGGCAGCCTCGATCCCCTCGGAGCGGCTCGAAGTGCTGCAGCGCCGCGCCGCCCGCAAGGCTGCGGCCCAATAG